A window of Argopecten irradians isolate NY chromosome 1, Ai_NY, whole genome shotgun sequence contains these coding sequences:
- the LOC138318313 gene encoding steroid 17-alpha-hydroxylase/17,20 lyase-like → MEDIKNQLQDGVKNLKEMLGPLQKYVTPTSALVGLGAGLTVYWLVKRNKYKLPPGPTPMPLLGNYSLLNARDFQDQCMELSKKYGPVITIYMSTIPIVVVNTIEAATEVLVKSKADFANRPEVTSATFFSDGGKDIAMAQYTPTWKLHRKIAGSALRTYLKGRKLEEAIHGSLTQLIELFDEKQGEAFSPNTHVDHAMLNIIYALCFSKVYKFNDPKFKNFMKVESDLIESFGSGFLEDLFPILIKIWPSKRFLKCADLANQLFDVLLGELKEHRNTFDEGNIRDFTDALILAKMEAENDEDTELLSQLTDVHLKQTLSDIFFAGLDTSRFTLQWFLLYVAAYPEIQKKAQKEIDNAVGRDRLPGLDDRPSMPYTEAVLHEVMRVATVAPVGLPHAARVDAKLYGFDVPKGTTIMINQWALHNDPRHWNEPAKFDPERYLDSDGNLGPKPISWLPFSAGRRVCLGESVAKAELHVMCAILLQQYDIMIPPGETADFTPDVSGIAGYTAGSYKIVVKKRI, encoded by the exons ATGGAGGACATTAAAAATCAACTTCAAGACGGCGTGAAGAACTTAAAGGAAATGCTCGGACCTCTACAGAAATACGTCACACCAACTTCCGCTTTGGTAGGACTTGGGGCAGGCCTGACAGTGTATTGGCTGGTCAAACGGAACAAGTACAAACTTCCACCAGGACCTACACCCATGCCTCTACTCGGGAACTACAGTC tGCTTAATGCCAGAGATTTCCAGGACCAATGCATGGAGTTATCGAAGAAGTACGGCCCTGTCATCACCATTTACATGA GTACAATACCGATTGTGGTCGTCAATACGATTGAGGCAGCGACAGAAGTTCTGGTAAAGAGCAAGGCTGACTTTGCTAACCGTCCCGAGGTTACATCAG CAACCTTTTTTTCTGATGGTGGAAAGGACATTGCGATGGCTCAATATACGCCTACGTGGAAATTGCACCGTAAGATTGCTGGGTCTGCCCTAAG AACTTACCTAAAAGGAAGGAAGCTAGAGGAGGCGATACACGGATCCTTGACCCAGCTGATAGAGTTGTTTGATGAGAAGCAGGGAGAAGCATTCTCCCCCAACACGCACGTGGATCATGCTATGCTTAACATAATCTACGCACTTTGCTTCAGCAAAGT ATACAAGTTCAATGACCCTAAATTCAAGAACTTTATGAAAGTTGAAAGTGACTTGATTGAGTCGTTCGGATCAGGATTTCTGGAGGACTTATTTCCGATTCTAATAAAAATATGGCCATCAAAGCGCTTTTTGAAATGTGCGGATTTGGCAAATCAGCTATTTGATGTACTTTTGGGCGAGCTCAAGGAACACAGAAACACCTTCGATgaag GTAATATAAGGGATTTTACTGACGCCTTGATTCTGGCGAAAATGGAGGCAGAAAATGACGAAGACACAGAACTTCTGAGCCAACTGACCGATGTCCACTTGAAGCAAACATTGTCAGATATTTTCTTTG cTGGATTAGACACTTCCCGATTTACATTACAATGGTTTCTGCTGTACGTAGCTGCATATCCCGAGATACAGAAGAAAGCACAGAAAGAAATCGACAACGCCGTCG GGCGGGATCGCTTACCAGGACTGGATGACCGTCCCTCGATGCCGTACACAGAGGCTGTCCTCCATGAGGTCATGCGGGTTGCTACAGTAGCTCCCGTGGGATTACCACATGCTGCAAGGGTTGACGCTAAATTAT ATGGTTTTGACGTACCAAAAGGAACAACAATCATGATTAACCAATGGGCTTTGCACAATGATCCGCGACATTGGAATGAGCCTGCAAAGTTTGATCCAGAACGATATTTGGATTCCGATGGAAACCTTGGACCCAAACCCATAAGCTGGCTTCCGTTTTCCGCCGGGAGAAGAGTGTGTCTAGGAGAAAGCGTCGCAAAAGCTGAACTACACGTGATGTGTGCAATTCTGCTTcaacaatatgacattatgatACCACCAGGTGAAACAGCCGATTTCACGCCCGATGTGAGTGGAATTGCTGGTTATACCGCTGGTTCGTACAAAATCGTTGTTAAGAAGAGGAtttaa
- the LOC138318312 gene encoding steroid 17-alpha-hydroxylase/17,20 lyase-like, whose product MDGIQHRLLDGIENLQEMLGPLQTYVTPTSALVGLGAGLTVYWLVKRNKYKLPPGPTPIPLIGNLKLLGARDFQEQCMELSKKYGPVITIYFSTRPIVIVNTIEAATDVLIRSKADFANRPKIPSALLFSDGGKDIAMAQYTPTWKLHRKIAGSALRTYLKGRKLEEAIHGSLTQMMELFDEKKGEAFAPHTHVDLAMINIIYALCFNKVYKFDDPKFKSFMDIQNDLLASFGSGFIEDIFPILLKIWPTKRLTGVLELANKLYQVLVDELVEHKQTFDEGNIRDFTDALIQARMEAENEEDTELLSQLTDVHLKQTLSDIFFAGLDTSRFTLQWFLLYMAAYPEIQKKAQKEIDNAVGQNRLPGLDDRPSMPYTEAVLHEIMRVATVAPMGFPHSARIDSKLCGFDIPERTTIMINQWALHNDPRHWKDPSKFDPERYLDSDGNLGPKPVSWLPFSAGRRVCLGESVAKAELHLICAILLQQFDISIPPGETADFTPDVCGIAGYTAGPYKIVVKRRT is encoded by the exons ATGGATGGAATTCAACATCGACTGCTAGACGGCATTGAGAATTTACAGGAAATGCTCGGACCTCTACAGACATACGTCACACCAACTTCCGCGTTGGTAGGACTCGGGGCAGGCCTAACTGTGTATTGGCTGGTCAAACGGAACAAGTACAAACTTCCACCAGGACCTACACCCATACCTTTAATAGGAAATTTAAAAC TGCTTGGAGCGAGAGATTTCCAGGAACAATGTATGGAATTGTCGAAGAAGTACGGCCCGGTGATCACCATATACTTTA GCACTAGACCAATTGTGATTGTCAACACAATTGAGGCAGCGACAGATGTACTGATAAGAAGCAAGGCTGACTTTGCTAACCGTCCAAAGATACCATCAG cACTCCTCTTTTCCGATGGCGGGAAGGACATCGCAATGGCTCAATATACACCGACTTGGAAACTGCATCGTAAGATTGCCGGTTCGGCTCTTAG AACCTACCTGAAAGGAAGAAAACTAGAGGAGGCGATACACGGATCCTTGACCCAGATGATGGAGCTGTTCGACGAGAAGAAGGGAGAAGCATTCGCCCCTCACACACATGTAGATCTCGCTATGATCAACATAATCTACGCACTTTGCTTCAACAAAGT ATACAAGTTTGACGATCCTAAATTCAAGAGCTTTATGGACATTCAAAATGACTTATTGGCGTCGTTTGGATCGGGATTTATTGAAGATATATTTCCAATTTTGCTGAAAATATGGCCAACAAAGAGATTAACGGGAGTTTTGGAATTGGCAAATAAACTTTATCAAGTACTTGTGGATGAGCTCGTGGAACACAAACAGACCTTTGATGAAG GTAACATAAGGGATTTTACCGATGCCTTGATTCAGGCAAGAATGGAGGCTGAAAATGAAGAGGATACAGAACTGCTGAGCCAATTGACCGACGTCCACCTAAAGCAAACATTATCAGATATTTTCTTCG CTGGATTAGACACTTCCCGATTTACACTACAATGGTTTCTACTGTACATGGCTGCTTATCCGGAGATACAGAAGAAAGCACAGAAAGAAATCGACAACGCCGTCG GCCAAAATCGTTTGCCAGGACTAGATGACCGTCCGTCGATGCCATACACAGAGGCTGTCCTGCACGAGATTATGCGAGTTGCTACAGTAGCTCCGATGGGGTTCCCGCATTCCGCAAGAATCGATTCAAAATTAT GTGGTTTTGACATACCGGAGCGAACAACGATCATGATCAACCAATGGGCTTTACACAATGACCCGCGACATTGGAAAGATCCCTCAAAATTTGATCCAGAACGATATTTGGATTCCGATGGAAATCTTGGCCCCAAACCCGTAAGCTGGCTTCCTTTTTCTGCCGGAAGGAGGGTGTGTCTAGGAGAAAGTGTCGCAAAAGCTGAATTACACTTGATCTGTGCAATTCTGCTTCAACAATTTGACATCTCGATTCCACCGGGTGAAACAGCTGATTTCACACCTGACGTCTGTGGAATCGCCGGCTATACAGCAGGACCGTACAAAATCGTTGTGAAAAGGAGGACCTGA